A genomic region of Lycorma delicatula isolate Av1 chromosome 4, ASM4794821v1, whole genome shotgun sequence contains the following coding sequences:
- the LOC142323816 gene encoding uncharacterized protein LOC142323816: protein MWRLYREVVLDENPEDVLEVSSHELLAVPEVVNISQNYFVSEILPSSWRQLILGYITHSVDNLVQFKTRSSGNSIPVEPLAVSTCATVKDIQKAYLHSENFNTKSKMEKLAHMKNQPYDHLKLNSLN, encoded by the exons atgtggcgattatatagagaagtagtattgg ATGAAAACCCAGAAGATGTTCTTGAAGTTTCAAGTCATGAATTGCTTGCAGTTCCAGAAGTTGTAAATATATCTCAAAATTACTTTGTCAGTGAAATATTACCTTCTAGCTGGAGACAGCTTATCCTTGGTTATATTACACATTCTGTTGATAACTTGGTTCAATTCAAAACACGTAGTTCTGGGAACAGTATTCCTGTTGAACCATTGGCAGTTAGTACATGTGCAACTGTGAAAGATATTCAAAAAGCTTATTtacattcagaaaattttaacaccaaaagtaaaatggaaaaattggCGCATATGAAAAACCAACCGTATGACCATTTGAAATTGAACTCACTGAATTAG